In a genomic window of Pseudomonas mohnii:
- a CDS encoding efflux RND transporter permease subunit translates to MPQFFIDRPVFAWVVALFILLAGALAIPQLPVAQYPDVAPPQIEIYAVYPGASAQTVDESVVSLIEEELNGADHLLYFESQSSLGSATIKATFQPGTDPEMAQVDVQNRLKVVESRLPQAVTQQGLQVEKVSAGFLLLITLTSSDGKLDDVALSDYLARNVMNEIKRLDGVGKAQLYGAERAMRIWIDPQKLLGFNLTPADVNAAIVAQNAQVSAGSIGDLPSRGTQEITATILVKGQLSTPEEFADIVLKANPDGSTVRIGDVARVEIGSQDYQFSTRLNGKPSTAVGVQLSPGANALSTATLVRAKMDELSRYFPAGVQYKIPYDTSPFVKVSITKVVYTLGEAMLLVFAVMFLFLQNIRYTLIPTLVVPVALMGTFATMLALGFSINVLTMFGMVLAIGILVDDAIVVVENVERIMATEGLSPKEATRKAMKQITGAIIGITLVLVAVFIPMAFMQGSVGVIYRQFSLSMATSILFSAFLALTLTPALCATLLKPIAKGEHHEKGGFFGWFNRRFERLTDRYQSWVAYALKRSGRYLLIYGVLLAGLGLCFVRLPSSFLPVEDQGYTITDIQLPPGATKNRTVQVAELIEAHNAGEPGIGDSVVILGFSFSGSGQNAALAFSTLTDWSHRGSDDSASSIADRANIALSEIKDAMAFSVLPPPVDGLGTSSGFEFRLQDRGGLGHATLMQARTELLAAAEKSPILMNVRESALAEAPQVQLVVDRKQANALGVSFADIGSVLSTAVGSTYINDFPNQGRMQRVVVQAEGDQRSQVEDVLKIHVRNNAGDMVPLSAFVQAKWTQGPAQLTRYNGYPAIAISGEPKPGHSTGEAMAEIERLVALGPAGLGQEWTGLSLQERLSGSQAPILLGLSLLIVFLCLAALYESWSIPTSVLLVVPLGVLGAVLAVTLRGMPNDVFFKVGLITIIGLSAKNAILIIEFAKSLYDEGHELIDATLQAARLRLRPIVMTSLAFILGVVPLAIATGASSASQQAIGTGVIGGMITATLAVVFVPVFFVVVMKLVSKRHKII, encoded by the coding sequence ATGCCGCAGTTCTTTATCGACCGCCCGGTGTTTGCCTGGGTGGTCGCGTTGTTCATCCTGCTGGCCGGTGCCCTGGCCATCCCTCAGTTGCCGGTGGCGCAGTACCCCGACGTCGCGCCGCCGCAGATCGAAATCTATGCCGTGTACCCCGGCGCTTCGGCACAGACCGTGGACGAAAGCGTGGTCAGCCTGATAGAGGAAGAACTCAATGGCGCGGACCACCTGCTGTATTTCGAATCCCAAAGCAGTCTGGGCAGTGCCACGATCAAGGCGACGTTCCAGCCCGGCACCGATCCGGAAATGGCCCAGGTGGATGTGCAGAACCGCTTGAAGGTCGTGGAATCGCGCCTGCCACAAGCGGTGACCCAGCAAGGCTTGCAGGTGGAGAAAGTCTCTGCCGGCTTCCTGCTGTTGATCACCCTGACCTCCAGTGACGGCAAGCTCGACGATGTGGCGCTCAGCGATTACCTGGCGCGCAACGTGATGAACGAGATCAAGCGTCTGGACGGCGTCGGCAAGGCGCAGCTGTATGGTGCCGAAAGGGCGATGCGCATCTGGATCGACCCGCAGAAACTGCTCGGTTTCAACCTCACGCCCGCCGACGTCAATGCCGCCATCGTGGCGCAAAACGCCCAGGTCTCGGCGGGCAGCATCGGCGACTTGCCGAGCCGCGGCACCCAGGAAATCACCGCGACCATTCTGGTCAAGGGCCAATTGTCTACGCCTGAGGAATTCGCCGATATCGTACTCAAGGCCAATCCCGATGGCTCCACCGTGCGCATCGGCGATGTCGCCAGGGTCGAGATCGGCAGCCAGGACTATCAGTTTTCCACGCGCCTGAACGGCAAGCCGTCGACCGCCGTCGGCGTGCAATTGTCGCCCGGCGCCAACGCCCTGAGCACCGCGACGCTGGTGAGGGCGAAGATGGATGAACTGTCGCGCTACTTCCCGGCCGGGGTGCAATACAAGATTCCGTACGACACGTCGCCCTTTGTGAAAGTCTCCATCACCAAAGTGGTCTACACCCTGGGCGAGGCGATGCTGCTGGTGTTCGCGGTGATGTTCCTGTTCCTGCAGAACATCCGCTACACGCTGATCCCGACGCTGGTGGTGCCGGTGGCGCTGATGGGCACCTTTGCGACCATGTTGGCGCTGGGTTTCTCGATCAACGTGCTGACCATGTTCGGCATGGTGCTGGCCATCGGCATTCTGGTGGACGACGCGATTGTGGTGGTGGAAAACGTCGAGCGAATCATGGCCACTGAAGGCCTGTCGCCCAAGGAAGCGACGCGCAAGGCGATGAAGCAGATCACCGGCGCGATCATCGGCATCACCCTGGTGCTGGTTGCAGTGTTCATTCCAATGGCGTTCATGCAGGGCTCGGTCGGGGTGATTTACCGCCAGTTCTCGCTGTCGATGGCCACTTCGATCCTGTTCTCGGCGTTCCTCGCCCTGACCTTGACCCCGGCGTTGTGCGCGACGCTGTTGAAGCCGATTGCCAAGGGTGAGCATCACGAGAAAGGCGGGTTCTTTGGCTGGTTCAACCGCCGTTTCGAGCGACTCACGGACCGTTATCAGAGTTGGGTCGCCTATGCGTTGAAGCGCAGCGGCCGTTACCTGTTGATCTACGGTGTGCTGCTGGCAGGTCTGGGCCTGTGCTTTGTGCGCCTGCCCTCCTCGTTTTTGCCGGTGGAAGATCAGGGCTACACCATCACCGACATTCAATTACCGCCAGGCGCCACCAAGAATCGTACGGTGCAAGTGGCCGAGCTGATCGAGGCGCACAATGCCGGCGAACCCGGTATCGGTGACAGCGTGGTGATTCTCGGTTTCAGCTTTTCCGGCAGTGGACAGAATGCCGCGCTGGCGTTTTCCACGCTCACGGACTGGTCGCATCGAGGCAGCGACGATTCGGCGAGTTCGATCGCCGACCGCGCCAACATCGCCCTCAGCGAGATCAAGGACGCCATGGCCTTCTCGGTGCTGCCGCCGCCGGTCGACGGCCTCGGCACCTCCAGCGGTTTCGAATTCCGCCTGCAGGATCGCGGTGGCCTCGGTCACGCCACGCTGATGCAAGCGCGCACCGAGCTGCTGGCCGCCGCCGAGAAAAGCCCGATCCTGATGAACGTACGCGAAAGCGCCCTGGCCGAAGCGCCCCAGGTGCAACTGGTCGTCGACCGTAAACAGGCGAATGCCCTGGGCGTGTCCTTTGCCGACATTGGCAGCGTGCTGTCCACCGCCGTCGGCTCGACCTACATCAACGACTTCCCCAATCAGGGGCGGATGCAACGAGTGGTGGTGCAGGCTGAAGGCGATCAACGCAGTCAGGTCGAGGACGTGCTGAAGATTCATGTGCGCAACAACGCCGGCGACATGGTGCCGCTGTCGGCATTCGTCCAGGCCAAATGGACCCAAGGCCCGGCGCAGTTGACCCGCTACAACGGCTACCCGGCGATCGCGATTTCCGGCGAACCGAAACCCGGCCACAGCACGGGTGAAGCCATGGCGGAGATCGAGCGCCTCGTCGCGTTGGGCCCGGCGGGTTTGGGCCAGGAATGGACCGGGTTGTCGTTGCAGGAACGTCTTTCCGGCAGCCAGGCGCCGATCCTGCTCGGTTTGTCGTTGCTGATCGTGTTCCTGTGCCTGGCGGCGCTCTACGAGAGCTGGTCGATCCCGACCTCGGTGCTGCTGGTGGTGCCGCTGGGCGTGCTTGGCGCGGTGCTGGCGGTGACCTTGCGCGGCATGCCCAACGATGTGTTCTTCAAGGTCGGGCTGATCACCATCATCGGCCTGTCGGCGAAGAACGCGATCCTGATCATCGAATTCGCCAAGAGCCTGTACGACGAAGGCCATGAGCTGATCGACGCCACCTTGCAAGCGGCGCGCCTGCGATTACGGCCGATCGTCATGACTTCGCTGGCGTTCATCCTCGGCGTGGTGCCCCTGGCGATTGCCACCGGGGCCAGCTCGGCGAGCCAGCAGGCCATCGGGACCGGGGTGATTGGCGGGATGATCACCGCGACCCTTGCCGTGGTGTTCGTGCCGGTGTTTTTTGTGGTGGTGATGAAGCTGGTCAGCAAGCGCCACAAAATCATCTGA
- a CDS encoding DUF1345 domain-containing protein encodes MSFLTHTHPRLSAAMTCGIAAGILVPADSIITKILIGWNAGVWTYLILMSWLVVNSKAADVKRIADIEDENAGLVLFVVCIAAIASLATITFELAGSKELETTRKLLHYGFTALTVFSSWLLIGVIFSVHYARLYYTWEGKEPALRFAEGLTTPNYWDFLYFSFTIGVAVQTSDVGVATRDLRKIVLAQSLIGFLFNTAILGFSINIAAGLFG; translated from the coding sequence ATGTCCTTCCTCACCCACACCCACCCTCGCCTCTCCGCCGCCATGACGTGCGGGATCGCGGCGGGCATTCTGGTTCCGGCCGATTCGATCATCACCAAAATACTCATCGGCTGGAATGCCGGGGTCTGGACTTACCTGATCCTGATGTCCTGGCTCGTCGTGAATTCCAAAGCCGCGGATGTGAAACGCATTGCCGACATCGAAGATGAAAACGCCGGGCTGGTGCTGTTCGTGGTGTGCATTGCGGCGATTGCCAGCCTGGCGACCATCACCTTCGAACTGGCGGGCAGCAAGGAGCTGGAAACCACCCGAAAACTGCTGCATTACGGTTTCACCGCGTTGACGGTGTTCAGTTCGTGGCTGCTGATCGGGGTGATTTTCAGCGTGCATTACGCGCGGCTGTATTACACCTGGGAAGGCAAAGAGCCGGCGCTGCGGTTTGCCGAGGGCTTGACCACCCCCAATTACTGGGACTTCCTGTACTTCTCCTTCACCATCGGTGTGGCGGTGCAGACGTCCGATGTGGGCGTGGCGACTCGCGACTTGCGCAAGATCGTACTGGCGCAGTCGCTGATCGGTTTTCTGTTCAACACGGCCATTCTCGGGTTTTCGATCAACATCGCCGCTGGGTTGTTTGGCTAA
- a CDS encoding fibronectin type III domain-containing protein, with amino-acid sequence MNQFDSPSSAVGPATDEVQICAPGNLRGTRTAPTTAVLSWEEPYSTCKRCPNAIGYEVFGEGIQTRSVTQPPVELTGLNPDTEYLLYVRAMAAGNNVSQLSPMRFLKFKLVAPSSPGPLDLSDLTSTSVKVSWAASTDNGGNIRYRVFLNDFLIKQTAQPHVLITHLQNHTDYRVKVLAINAAGSSEPVATAFKTRLSPPTNLKFRHFNGICRLAWDPLFKKRPAHEVSINGKSFTIAPGRWGYNFRLADLSPGPAPHHFKFAVRAQLDGDSSEVVTLEATVADTIPPSQPGAPVVTDVTETSAKISWEPSSDNAAVTDYRITLNGFLVFNSPDTQMTFNSLTPGAYHYASVRARDKDGNLSERSPISVFKTAGQAPVPRPHAPTVSISALSSSSAKLEWAFAEGDAASGVRIVKDDEHLKDVLFLPSIHLNNLIPHTEYKISVSAFDIYGQLSEPTVIVYEPLDLTPPSAPGNLRKMGSTLDSVTLAWDESTDDIGICDYIIYNNQQYFDRTPLTHYTAVDLPSGEYLFEVCALDLSGNYSVPASVRIEIEGEPWGSEL; translated from the coding sequence ATGAACCAGTTTGACTCCCCTTCATCCGCCGTCGGCCCTGCAACGGATGAGGTGCAAATTTGTGCTCCGGGTAATTTGAGAGGCACACGAACCGCCCCGACAACTGCCGTGTTGAGTTGGGAGGAGCCCTATTCAACCTGCAAGCGGTGCCCGAATGCCATTGGTTATGAAGTGTTCGGAGAAGGTATTCAAACAAGAAGCGTGACCCAACCGCCTGTTGAATTGACCGGGTTAAACCCAGATACCGAGTACCTGCTTTACGTCAGGGCAATGGCTGCCGGCAATAATGTTTCGCAACTCAGTCCGATGCGGTTTTTAAAATTCAAATTAGTCGCGCCCTCCAGCCCGGGCCCCCTGGATCTGAGCGATTTAACCAGCACCTCTGTAAAAGTGAGCTGGGCCGCGTCCACTGATAATGGTGGGAACATTCGCTATAGGGTTTTTTTGAACGACTTTCTCATCAAGCAGACCGCCCAACCGCATGTCTTGATTACGCACCTGCAAAATCATACTGACTATCGAGTCAAGGTACTGGCAATCAATGCCGCAGGCAGCTCCGAACCCGTTGCCACGGCCTTTAAAACCAGGCTGAGCCCACCGACCAATCTTAAGTTCAGGCACTTTAACGGGATCTGCAGGCTGGCATGGGATCCACTATTCAAAAAACGCCCGGCGCATGAAGTTTCCATTAATGGCAAAAGTTTTACGATTGCCCCTGGTCGCTGGGGCTACAACTTCAGGTTGGCGGATCTTTCTCCTGGGCCTGCTCCGCATCACTTCAAGTTTGCGGTACGCGCCCAACTTGACGGAGACAGCTCTGAAGTGGTGACTCTGGAGGCGACAGTGGCTGACACAATCCCTCCAAGCCAGCCTGGAGCCCCCGTCGTCACTGATGTAACGGAAACCTCCGCAAAAATATCCTGGGAGCCCTCGAGCGATAATGCTGCTGTCACTGACTATCGGATTACCTTGAACGGATTTCTGGTGTTCAATAGTCCGGACACTCAAATGACCTTCAATAGTTTGACCCCGGGTGCCTATCACTATGCTTCCGTGCGCGCCCGTGACAAGGACGGAAACCTCTCCGAACGCAGCCCGATAAGCGTATTCAAAACGGCAGGGCAGGCGCCTGTGCCTAGACCCCATGCACCGACCGTCAGTATAAGCGCACTGAGCTCCAGCTCAGCCAAGTTGGAGTGGGCATTCGCGGAAGGTGATGCGGCTTCGGGGGTAAGGATCGTGAAGGATGACGAGCACCTGAAAGACGTGCTGTTCTTACCAAGCATTCACCTCAATAACTTGATCCCGCACACGGAGTACAAGATCAGCGTCAGTGCGTTTGATATTTACGGACAATTGTCCGAACCCACGGTCATTGTTTATGAACCCCTGGACCTCACCCCGCCCAGCGCTCCGGGAAACCTGCGCAAGATGGGTTCGACCCTTGACTCCGTCACGCTCGCCTGGGATGAATCCACCGATGACATCGGTATTTGTGATTACATTATCTACAATAATCAGCAGTATTTTGATCGCACCCCATTGACCCATTACACTGCCGTTGACTTGCCTTCCGGCGAGTACTTATTTGAGGTGTGTGCGCTGGATCTCAGCGGTAATTACTCCGTCCCTGCGTCGGTAAGGATTGAAATCGAGGGTGAACCCTGGGGCAGCGAGCTCTGA
- a CDS encoding AraC family transcriptional regulator yields the protein MTSHNWIDLSQDADTGIETLRAHFEGHAYDPHWHDSYLVGVTEQGVQQFNCRRARHQSTPGKVFLLEPGDIHDGEAPTAEGFTYRMLYLDPQWLQRELAAVFEKAPDHGQLGFTNTLATDARLAQATSLAFETLHRGELKIVRQTALDGLLERLTRHLHWRTRYGEDPRLPLVAQKAREYLHANAQYDIGLDQLATATGVDRFRLTRAFKAAYGIAPHAYLVQLRLANARRMLAQGEQPAAVAMALGFADQSHLGRWFVRAYGLTPALYRKRCSNLPDR from the coding sequence ATGACGTCTCATAACTGGATCGATCTGTCCCAGGATGCCGACACCGGCATCGAGACCCTGCGCGCGCATTTCGAAGGCCATGCCTACGATCCGCACTGGCATGACAGTTATCTGGTGGGTGTCACCGAGCAAGGCGTACAGCAGTTCAATTGTCGGCGCGCCAGGCATCAAAGCACGCCGGGGAAGGTGTTTTTGCTCGAACCGGGAGACATTCACGACGGCGAAGCCCCGACGGCTGAAGGCTTTACCTACCGCATGCTGTACCTCGACCCGCAGTGGTTGCAGCGTGAACTGGCTGCCGTATTCGAGAAAGCGCCCGACCACGGCCAATTGGGCTTCACCAACACCCTGGCAACCGACGCGCGCCTGGCGCAGGCCACCAGCCTGGCGTTCGAAACCTTGCACCGCGGCGAACTGAAAATCGTCCGGCAAACCGCCCTTGACGGTTTGCTCGAACGCTTGACCCGCCATCTGCACTGGCGCACCCGCTATGGCGAAGATCCGCGCCTGCCCTTGGTTGCGCAAAAGGCGCGAGAGTACCTGCACGCCAACGCTCAATACGACATCGGCCTCGATCAACTGGCCACCGCCACTGGCGTCGACCGTTTCCGTCTGACCCGCGCTTTCAAGGCCGCGTATGGCATCGCGCCCCATGCCTATCTTGTGCAGTTGCGCCTGGCCAACGCCCGGAGAATGCTCGCCCAGGGCGAACAACCGGCAGCGGTCGCCATGGCGCTGGGCTTCGCCGATCAGAGTCATCTCGGTCGCTGGTTCGTCCGCGCCTACGGCCTGACACCGGCCCTATACCGTAAACGCTGCTCAAATCTTCCAGACAGGTAA
- a CDS encoding LysE family translocator, translating into MFASFPTLLPFLLFAFVASITPGPTNILVLSNSARFGVAAAIPIILGACVSAASLVLLVGTGAGAALTAWPVVQTVMQWIGVAWLSYLAWQIFRAPAGAISAQAKEPRLGMWGAAGLQWINPKTWMMALAVVSVFAGVGENRLVHVFCLSLAFFVISVPCLSAWALLGAASSHWLSSATAVQRFNRGMALLLLGSAWLSVLA; encoded by the coding sequence ATGTTCGCCTCTTTTCCGACGTTACTGCCCTTCTTGCTGTTTGCCTTTGTCGCCTCGATCACGCCCGGCCCGACCAATATTCTGGTGCTGAGCAACAGTGCACGGTTCGGCGTGGCGGCGGCCATTCCGATCATCCTGGGCGCCTGCGTCAGCGCTGCGAGCCTTGTGCTGTTGGTGGGTACCGGGGCCGGGGCTGCGTTGACTGCCTGGCCGGTCGTGCAAACCGTCATGCAATGGATCGGTGTGGCGTGGCTGAGCTATCTGGCGTGGCAGATTTTCCGCGCGCCGGCCGGCGCAATCAGCGCTCAGGCCAAAGAACCCCGTCTCGGAATGTGGGGCGCCGCCGGCCTGCAATGGATCAACCCGAAGACCTGGATGATGGCGCTGGCGGTGGTCAGTGTGTTTGCCGGGGTTGGCGAAAATCGGCTGGTCCATGTGTTCTGCCTGTCCCTGGCGTTCTTTGTGATTTCGGTGCCGTGCCTGAGTGCCTGGGCGCTGCTCGGTGCGGCCTCCTCGCACTGGTTGAGTTCGGCGACGGCAGTGCAACGCTTCAACCGAGGTATGGCGCTATTACTGCTGGGTTCGGCATGGTTGAGCGTGCTGGCGTGA
- a CDS encoding LacI family DNA-binding transcriptional regulator, which translates to MNDFSAAQRSRVTMLDVAEHAKVSKASVSRFIGDDRDLLSDAIAQRIEQAIAELGYRPNQMARGLKRGRTRLIGMLVADIRNPYSIAVMHGVETACRQHGYSLVVCNTDRDDEQERQHLALLRSYNIEGLIVNTLGHHRDELLELHREMPLVLVDRKVEHLESDMVGLDNPAAVEMALAHLEERGYRDVLLVTEPFDGTSSRVERVASFKAHIEQRPALRGTLVETGSDLTARLKTFLDTPGAGPKALFCANGIAALASTHALRELQCNLFEDVGLIALDDLDWYPLVGSGITALAQPTTEIGASAFECLLKRLRGDDGPVRTLDFAARLIVRGSTLGNLR; encoded by the coding sequence GTGAACGATTTCTCCGCCGCCCAGCGCAGCCGCGTGACCATGCTCGACGTGGCCGAACACGCCAAGGTCTCCAAGGCCAGCGTTTCGCGGTTCATTGGCGACGACCGCGACTTGCTTTCCGATGCCATTGCCCAGCGCATCGAACAGGCGATTGCCGAACTGGGTTATCGCCCGAACCAGATGGCCCGTGGTCTCAAGCGCGGGCGTACCCGCCTGATCGGCATGCTGGTGGCCGATATCCGCAACCCTTATTCAATCGCCGTGATGCACGGGGTGGAAACCGCCTGTCGTCAGCATGGCTACAGCCTGGTGGTGTGCAACACCGACCGCGACGACGAGCAGGAACGCCAGCACCTGGCCCTGCTTCGCTCGTACAACATCGAGGGCCTGATCGTGAACACCCTCGGCCATCACCGGGACGAGTTGCTGGAATTGCACCGTGAAATGCCCCTGGTGCTGGTGGACCGCAAGGTCGAGCACCTGGAAAGCGACATGGTCGGCCTGGACAACCCCGCAGCGGTCGAGATGGCCCTCGCCCACCTTGAAGAACGTGGCTACCGCGATGTGTTGCTGGTGACCGAACCTTTTGACGGCACCAGTTCTCGCGTCGAACGGGTCGCCAGCTTCAAGGCGCACATCGAGCAACGCCCAGCCCTTCGCGGCACGCTGGTCGAAACCGGCAGCGATCTGACCGCACGACTCAAAACCTTTCTCGACACCCCCGGTGCGGGCCCCAAAGCGCTGTTCTGCGCCAACGGCATCGCGGCGCTGGCCAGCACCCATGCCCTGCGTGAATTGCAGTGCAACCTGTTTGAAGACGTGGGGCTCATCGCCCTTGATGACCTGGATTGGTATCCGCTGGTGGGCAGCGGCATCACCGCCCTCGCCCAACCGACCACCGAAATTGGCGCGAGCGCGTTTGAGTGTTTGCTCAAGCGTTTGCGCGGGGATGACGGGCCGGTGCGGACGCTGGATTTTGCGGCGCGATTGATTGTTAGAGGGTCCACCCTTGGGAATTTGCGGTGA
- a CDS encoding sugar phosphate isomerase/epimerase family protein — MNKPAVSISLSSYGADLVRQRGQGSFIEVLAAAGATHIEWREELLTVEDPAQLAEATLTQGLQSVYSSPMELWLAGQSKPNPQLISALGRAQAFGARWLKVSLGYFTDNCDLQALARALGESSVQLLVENDQTLHGGRIEPFQRFFAEVEQHHLPIKMTFDIGNWHWQDQSAACAARLLGRHVGYVHCKAVARRADGKQVAIPPTASDLQQWEHLLRHMAQGVMRAVEYPLQGEDLMQLTHEHVTALARLGQSQLENVHV, encoded by the coding sequence ATGAACAAACCTGCCGTTTCCATCAGCCTGTCGAGCTACGGTGCCGATCTGGTCCGTCAGCGCGGTCAGGGCAGCTTCATCGAAGTCCTGGCCGCCGCCGGCGCCACGCACATTGAATGGCGCGAGGAATTGCTGACCGTCGAAGACCCTGCCCAACTGGCCGAGGCGACCCTGACCCAAGGTCTGCAAAGCGTGTATTCCTCGCCCATGGAGCTGTGGCTGGCCGGGCAGTCCAAACCCAATCCGCAACTGATCAGCGCCCTGGGGCGCGCCCAGGCGTTTGGCGCCAGATGGCTGAAAGTGTCGCTCGGCTATTTCACCGATAATTGCGACCTGCAAGCCCTTGCCCGCGCGCTCGGCGAAAGCTCCGTGCAGTTACTGGTCGAAAACGACCAGACCTTGCACGGTGGTCGTATCGAACCGTTCCAGCGCTTTTTCGCGGAAGTCGAGCAACACCACCTGCCGATCAAAATGACCTTCGATATCGGCAACTGGCACTGGCAGGACCAGTCGGCCGCCTGCGCCGCACGCCTGCTCGGACGTCACGTCGGGTATGTGCACTGCAAGGCGGTGGCGCGTCGTGCCGACGGCAAACAGGTGGCGATCCCGCCCACTGCCAGTGACCTGCAACAATGGGAACACCTGCTGCGGCACATGGCCCAAGGGGTTATGCGGGCGGTGGAATATCCACTGCAAGGTGAAGACCTGATGCAACTGACCCACGAACACGTCACCGCCCTCGCCCGACTCGGCCAATCGCAGCTGGAGAACGTTCATGTCTGA
- a CDS encoding sugar kinase: protein MSEFDILSFGETMAMFVAEQAGDLASVSAFHKRIAGADSNVAIGLSRLGFKVAWLSRVGADSLGRFVIDTLEKEGLDCRHVDIDPAHPTGFQLKSRTDDGSDPMVEYFRRGSAASHLSAHSIVPELLTARHLHATGIPPALSETARQMSFELMSRMRDAGRSVSFDPNLRPGLWASEQLMISEINRLAALAHWVLPGLSEGRLLTGFEDPADIAAFYLDQGAEAVAIKLGPHGAYYRTHLDAGFVAGVPVQTVVDTVGAGDGFAVGMISALLENYSFAEAVQRANWVGSRAVQSRGDMEGLPTRAEMSVEFEAAFAGKPAPTGDLCRT, encoded by the coding sequence ATGTCTGAGTTCGATATTCTGTCGTTCGGCGAGACCATGGCGATGTTTGTCGCCGAACAGGCCGGCGATCTGGCCAGCGTCAGCGCTTTCCACAAACGCATTGCCGGCGCCGACAGCAACGTCGCCATCGGCTTGTCCCGATTGGGCTTCAAGGTGGCTTGGCTAAGCCGGGTCGGCGCCGATTCACTGGGCCGATTTGTGATCGATACGCTGGAGAAAGAAGGCCTGGATTGCCGCCACGTCGACATCGACCCCGCGCACCCCACCGGGTTTCAACTCAAATCGCGCACCGACGATGGCAGCGACCCGATGGTCGAATACTTCCGCCGTGGCTCGGCGGCCAGTCACTTGTCGGCGCATTCGATCGTGCCCGAATTGCTCACTGCCCGGCACCTGCACGCCACCGGCATCCCCCCGGCGCTGTCGGAAACGGCGCGGCAGATGTCGTTCGAATTGATGAGCCGCATGCGCGATGCCGGCCGTAGCGTGTCGTTCGACCCGAACCTGCGTCCGGGCCTGTGGGCCAGCGAGCAACTGATGATCAGCGAGATCAACCGCCTCGCCGCCCTTGCCCATTGGGTACTGCCGGGCCTGAGCGAAGGTCGCCTGCTGACCGGTTTCGAGGACCCGGCCGACATCGCCGCGTTCTATCTCGACCAGGGCGCCGAAGCGGTGGCAATCAAACTGGGGCCGCATGGCGCCTATTACCGCACGCACCTGGATGCTGGTTTTGTCGCCGGCGTGCCGGTGCAAACCGTGGTCGACACCGTGGGTGCCGGTGATGGCTTTGCCGTGGGCATGATCAGCGCGCTGCTGGAAAACTACAGCTTTGCCGAGGCGGTGCAGCGTGCCAACTGGGTTGGCAGCCGCGCGGTGCAGAGCCGCGGGGACATGGAAGGGTTGCCGACCCGGGCAGAGATGTCCGTCGAATTCGAGGCCGCCTTCGCGGGCAAGCCCGCTCCCACAGGGGACTTGTGTCGAACATAA